One window of Nicotiana tomentosiformis chromosome 11, ASM39032v3, whole genome shotgun sequence genomic DNA carries:
- the LOC138901590 gene encoding F-box/kelch-repeat protein At3g06240-like: MITRYCYLHALEFPGYGCETAIIASLKDKKWRGIHCPYDILSLCVPDWITMHGRLHSRVRVKIINGIQCCGPYNSLIYFDVVSEKFHMFPIPDTVSEKIDQFQIPKLENAIVGLGVLNGCLSMTYLDYCKDLEIWIMKEYGVKESWTSLFIIRNLEICHYYGLAKPLFMTKTGKIVLLLWSNGAKVVAYNPKYDSIRDFLVPSERESINAITYVESLISPKEYYWNNYIHK, from the coding sequence ATGATTACAAGGTACTGTTATTTACACGCCCTAGAATTCCCAGGTTATGGTTGTGAAACTGCTATAATAGCAAGTCTTAAAGACAAAAAGTGGAGGGGCATCCATTGCCCTTATGATATCTTATCACTATGTGTCCCTGATTGGATCACAATGCATGGACGACTTCACTCTAGGGTTAGGGTTAAGATCATAAATGGTATTCAATGTTGTGGTCCTTATAACAGCCTAATTTATTTTGATGTTGTCTCGGAAAAGTTTCATATGTTTCCAATCCCTGATACTGTCTCTGAAAAGATTGATCAGTTTCAAATCCCTAAGCTTGAGAATGCTATTGTTGGTTTAGGAGTTTTGAATGGATGTCTTTCTATGACTTACTTGGATTATTGTAAAGATCTTGAGATATGGATTATGAAGGAATACGGAGTAAAAGAATCATGGACATCCTTATTTATCATAAGGAATTTAGAAATATGCCATTATTATGGATTAGCAAAGCCCCTTTTTATGACAAAGACTGGAAAAATAGTTCTCCTTCTATGGAGTAACGGAGCTAAAGTTGTTGCATACAATCCTAAGTATGATAGTATAAGAGACTTTCTTGTTCCGTCAGAAAGAGAAAGTATAAATGCCATTACATATGTGGAAAGCTTGATCTCGCCCAAAGAATACTACTGGAATAATTACATACACAAATAG